ttctatgtTTCTCACCAATATTTTCGACTTTGCAAACTTCCTCTCCTCCCATTTCTTATTAAATCATCATTGTATCAAtggattaaataatattatgttaaaagttcattttattaaaacgataAATTACGTtaatagtcactcaactatttttttttgttatcaactatttaacataaaatgaaaacatcCAAAAGTCTAATATAATTGagtgacaaaaaaattattaatagttgagtaatttttaataattttataattaagtgaaaaatgttaataattaaataattatcagTGTAATTTTAACCATATTAAAATAACACAATTTAACTTTGAATGGATAAATGATGGAAGGGGAGATTCATTGCTCCAatgaatttgtttaaaaaaattcactgTTATTATTGCTTTTGTTTGGGGCAGGAAAACATGATTGATAATTTGTCctttttattatagtttttcTTACCTTTGATCCGTGAAAGGACATGTGAATGCGTGACTATGAAAGTGctcattttatgtaaaaaaaaaaaaaaagcaaagaaaagtgGTGGAATTGATAGAGAAAAAAAGTTGCAAAGGAAAGCCTCAGTTGTTAAAAttcttcatttaaaaatattatttttaccatCATTGACAAGTAGTCATCATAATTGTCACCACATGAAGTTCATAGATTTCTCATGGAATCACATTGGGACAATTATGGGATCCCTTCCTTTTACACGTAAGCTCTAGATATATTAATggaaaaatacataaaaataaattaaatgttaaaattaattcaaaccaTAGAAACAATTAGAAGCTTAcaatatcttctttttttttgaaaagaaaagaaaagaaaactctCTCATTAGCAAGTAAAACAGCTCTTTGTTTTGGTGTAATACatgattttaatttacatttttagagTTAGAAATAGTCAAAATGACGAGGGATTTGATATGGGGCATCTCTTTCTTGTTTGCTTAGCTTCGGAATATGAACTCTGCTACTCCTAACCTTGTAAAGATCACTGGGGACTTCAGGTGGCCGTACTGATCTAATGAGAGCCCAATTCACCCCTTTGAAGAATTCATGCCTTTTGATTTCGACAGATCCTTTCATGCTTCCAATTCTCTTCTTTGGATTCTTCACTAGAAGCTTGCTGATGAGATCTTGAACTTTGACcatatcttcaaactctttgccgcttttaacactgattctcggGAAGCTTAATGGCTGTTTAAGGATGTTAATCAGTGTTTTCTCATTGTTTTCGCCTTTGAAAGGCGTCCTCCCGTACAGCATTTCATACAAAAACACCCCAAGTGTCCACCAATCTACAGCGCTGCCATGGCCTTGCCCTGATATCACTTCTGGGGCTAAGTATTCGTGGGTACCAACGAAGGACTTGGACTTAGCATTGAGTGGTTCAGCCACCAATTCAGGACCAACTTCTTGGGCGGCGGCGCTACTATCAGCTTGTTCTGTAATTGTTGTGACCCTAGAACCTTTCTTTTTCCTGTTGGAAGATGAGAAACAAGACAGCACCGGTTGCATGGGGGAAGCACATGAAGGTGTCAAGCAAAAGTTATCGTCATCTTCATTGTCTTCCAAGTTGGGCTTACTACGCCTTAACAGCTTGGGAACGACATCACATTTGAAGGAAAGATCGAAATCCGAAAGCATAATATGCCCATCTTCTCTAACCAAAACATTCTCTGGTTTCAAGTCCCTGTAAACAATGCCCATCATGTGCAGATACTCTAGTGCTAAAAGTATCTCAGCAGCGTAAAACCTGCATTGTGTTACAAtagattatataattaattatagacCTTAAGTCGGTGAACCATTACttgaataaataaacataacatgGAATTAAtgatcattaaattaataataagatCATAAGCTTACTTAGCAGATGAAATATTGAAACGCTTTCCGGGTTGGCGTTGCCTGGCAACATACAGGTCTCCACCAGGGCAATACTCCATGACCAAGCAAGAGTAATGAGAAGCCTCGAACTCAGCATACAAAGTGGGTACAAATGGATGATCAAGCATACCCAGGATCTCTTTCTCCATGTCAGCTCTCTGCAACTTCTTCCTTATAGCCAGCGCTTCTCTATCCACCACTTTCATGGCGTAAAAACACTGGGGCAAACCAACCACGGGGTTCCTTATCTGGCAAAGGTAAACATTCCCTATGTCACCGCTTCCCAGCCTACGCAAAAGCCGAAAATGGTCGAGCCCGACTTTGCCTTTGGCTCTCTTGAGTCGCTTCATGGCTTCCCAAGCTGCCTGGTTCGCCTTGTGCGGCTTATGAGAGGTGTAGAGAGAAGTTTCAACGGAACAAAGAGAAACCGAGCTCCGGCGACTACCGAAGCTAAGATTGCTCATCCAGCTACGGCTGGAGTCAGGTACGGTGATCGATGAGGAGCTGCTGTCGTAGTCGGATTCATCTCTGGTTATTATGGCCGCTGCCATTGTTGTTGTTGTAGCATGTAACAGTGATGATAGTAATGagatatctatatctatatatatatatgagaagcTTATAATGTTTTTTTGTAAGGGTTTTCTCTTTTGCTGCTTTCTCAGGCtttttatatacaaaaacacTGTGCCATGAAATTTGTAATGCCTTGATCGAAGAAAGTTACAAAGCCTTGCTTTTTCCTCTAATTGAGGCTTGTAAGattaataactattatttaaagTGAGTATAAGTTTTATGTGGTCGACTAAACGACACTAGTTTTACCATTTATTACAATAGTGCCATTGTCCCTTTGTTAGATTAAAATGGAAGAAGCAAAAAGGAAGTATAATTTATAAGCCTAAGAGTATATATCCAAAATTAAGCTTAGGTCTCGACAGTGGAGCGAAAGTGCTGGATCAAGTGCCATTCATGTTTacacaaattaatataatttacctATAAAAAGAAACTTGGCCAATTTAGGACTTAAAATGAAACAAGGTAAAGAAAAGGagctttttaattttagtgtgATGAGCATGCTTACTCCGCTGACACAACCACTACTCTTTGTTTTCATCTAAAGTTCATCACctctaaatttatatattaccaAAAACAAGTGCTGTACCTCCAACTTTTGTATCCATTGAAAATTTCTCATATcttacaataattaatatttgaatcatttatgaaaattattatttattgggTAACTggtttttcaataaattataaaatattttgtttgcttCACCTTTCctaataatatgtttttttcataaaacaaaataaggaATTTCTGCGTCATATCTGATTaccattataaaaaatatcattaatttaagCCATCAGAATTCGCGAGAGTCGGTCAAAAGCGTTGCTTCTTTTTCTGCTATAAAGCTTATATGCACCCATTTTTATGCTACTTTTTCCAGCAACCAAACTTCTTAATACCCAATTCatctaaatgaaattttaattatgactAATTAATATTgcttttttgttaatttaatatttatacaaacatatatcatttttagtaaaaaattttaatgataaaaattaggCCCAACTACATCCAATATCACTAaacattttgattatttaactttaaaaaattacaaaatagtcactaaattattcgaaAATTTACACTCAAGTCACCAAGCTATTAAAATCGTTGTTATATGACTCTTTTTTCACACTGACtgcaccaatcaaaagctcccattccccttctcttctacaattctttttttttaatcatggAACAACTGTGAACGTCGCGAATTTGTgaaccaaaatctaaaaaactttctttttcgatttttgACACTAACCGTCAAATTAACTTGgatttaaagtatatttttcTATTCATCGATAGGTACTAATCCACAGTAAGAATCGTCGAATTGTCACTTAGAACTCACTggtctaaattaaaaaataacttaataactcaatgacttaaataaaagcTATCAGATGATTcagtgatttaaatgaaaactttcgaatagttcaataattattttattacattttgaagttaaatggTCAAACcgtaaatttataaatagtttaATGAGCTTAGatgtaatttacctaaaatattattaacaggtatttatttataagcacAATTATTGACAGAATTCCACCGAAACGACAGGTTTACCGTAGGAAAAAAAGTATCGTTTTGAAGGGTCAAACATGAAATTTGCCTCTTCCCTCCCTTTGAATGGTAGTTAACCTCTTAACCATGAAAAGTTCAacgaagaaagaaaaaaagaatacgTAAATAATAAAGTAACGGAGCTTTTGGTAATTTAAAGATGTTAGGTGAAAACCGTGGAAAAAGGATGGTAAGTGCACGAAGAACCCGTGCCCCAAATTCATTTTCgcctttttgttttaaaaaaaaaaatcttatcttgtcttttactaattatttagaaaaaggTTATTTTTGTGTGATATTTTCGAtaagaagaaaatttgaaaataattaatagctAATAATAATGGGTtagttgaaaattaattatttttatttttaaactatgctatgaaaaatagtttttaaaaaatatttatattgaattttgttattatttttctcttttaggacatctttgaattttgtt
This sequence is a window from Gossypium raimondii isolate GPD5lz chromosome 5, ASM2569854v1, whole genome shotgun sequence. Protein-coding genes within it:
- the LOC105770614 gene encoding protein kinase PINOID 2, with translation MAAAIITRDESDYDSSSSSITVPDSSRSWMSNLSFGSRRSSVSLCSVETSLYTSHKPHKANQAAWEAMKRLKRAKGKVGLDHFRLLRRLGSGDIGNVYLCQIRNPVVGLPQCFYAMKVVDREALAIRKKLQRADMEKEILGMLDHPFVPTLYAEFEASHYSCLVMEYCPGGDLYVARQRQPGKRFNISSAKFYAAEILLALEYLHMMGIVYRDLKPENVLVREDGHIMLSDFDLSFKCDVVPKLLRRSKPNLEDNEDDDNFCLTPSCASPMQPVLSCFSSSNRKKKGSRVTTITEQADSSAAAQEVGPELVAEPLNAKSKSFVGTHEYLAPEVISGQGHGSAVDWWTLGVFLYEMLYGRTPFKGENNEKTLINILKQPLSFPRISVKSGKEFEDMVKVQDLISKLLVKNPKKRIGSMKGSVEIKRHEFFKGVNWALIRSVRPPEVPSDLYKVRSSRVHIPKLSKQERDAPYQIPRHFDYF